One window from the genome of Pyrobaculum ferrireducens encodes:
- a CDS encoding DUF354 domain-containing protein: MTRVLFDALTPKQARIAAVLHIEGAQRGVEVVVTCRDYMHVADMLELYGVPHRCVGRYGVSLYEKLVYGLERQRALADVAVEVDAMVGFPSPDAARVVFGLGKPLVVLNDTPHAHHVNRLVIPLSDVLVAPAATPEEAWRNYCPRRVVTFDGVFEYMWTSRFAPNPDVVKSLGLSPGGYVVFRPEEAHAAYYRWDYAELRRRLVEEARRLGYVVVNIPRYPDQIMDGVVNLTKAVDHLQLAYFSAGVVTGGASMATEAALLGVPALSYFPEGYYLDDYLAKRGAPLYRCRDLETCRGALREMLRVGRAGPLKLEDPSRVIFEVVSGVVSR; this comes from the coding sequence ATGACTAGGGTCCTCTTCGACGCATTGACGCCTAAGCAGGCGAGAATAGCCGCAGTTCTCCATATAGAGGGCGCCCAGCGGGGGGTCGAGGTGGTGGTTACATGTAGAGACTATATGCACGTGGCCGATATGCTTGAGCTATACGGCGTGCCCCACCGTTGTGTCGGTAGGTACGGCGTGTCGCTTTACGAGAAGCTCGTATACGGTCTGGAGCGGCAGAGAGCTTTGGCAGACGTGGCGGTGGAGGTTGACGCCATGGTGGGCTTCCCGTCGCCCGACGCCGCCCGTGTGGTGTTTGGGCTAGGCAAGCCGCTAGTGGTCCTTAACGATACCCCCCACGCGCATCACGTCAATAGGCTTGTTATCCCCCTCTCCGATGTGCTGGTGGCGCCAGCCGCGACGCCGGAGGAGGCTTGGAGGAATTACTGCCCCCGTAGGGTGGTGACGTTCGACGGAGTGTTTGAATATATGTGGACTTCTAGGTTTGCCCCAAACCCCGACGTGGTGAAGAGCCTGGGGCTTAGCCCCGGGGGCTACGTGGTTTTTAGACCTGAGGAGGCGCACGCGGCTTACTACCGCTGGGACTACGCAGAACTACGCAGGAGGCTTGTGGAGGAGGCGAGGCGTCTCGGCTACGTAGTGGTGAACATCCCCCGGTACCCCGACCAGATAATGGATGGCGTGGTTAATCTCACAAAGGCCGTGGACCATCTTCAGCTTGCCTACTTCTCCGCAGGTGTTGTGACAGGCGGGGCCTCTATGGCCACCGAGGCGGCGTTGCTGGGGGTGCCCGCCCTCTCCTACTTCCCGGAGGGCTACTACCTAGATGACTACCTGGCGAAGAGGGGGGCCCCCTTGTATAGGTGTAGAGACTTGGAAACTTGTCGAGGGGCGCTGCGTGAGATGTTGAGAGTGGGTAGGGCGGGTCCGCTTAAGCTGGAGGATCCCTCAAGGGTAATTTTCGAAGTGGTGTCCGGCGTTGTTTCAAGATAA
- a CDS encoding glutamate--tRNA ligase: MEIEEVVLKHALANAVRYGGKADVKAVMAKIMAEIPELRARAREVRQVVDQVVARVNSMPLEEQLKILRERWPEVLEERRPEQRRAGLEGLPELPKVRGGVVVRFAPNPDFVLHLGSARPAVLNYAYRLKYGGRFILRFEDTDPRTKKPLVTEEVDAYQAIREDLKWLGVKWDEEYIQSRRMEIYYEHARKLLEIGGAYVDLCKPEEWRRLRNAGRACPHREQPPEVNLELWDKMLGGSFGEGEAVVRIKTDLAHPDPSVRDWVAFRIIDTSKTPHPLVGDRYVVWPTYNFAVSVDDHLMGVTHVLRAQEHSVNTVKQSYVFKHLGWEQPVTIHFGRLRIEGATLSKSKLKALKIRYDDLTLPTLAGLRNRGILPEAIWDLILSVGIKPSDSTVALANLYAYNRKYVEPIADRYMYVADPVKLVFEVDRELAARVPFHPSYRERGERVYRLGPGRVEVYVQRRDVEAGKVVRLMELANVEVERVEGDVAYGRLHSLGLEEARRVGAPIVQWVSQPIEVRVVRPAAVGKKEVEMGLGESYLDAVEVGRYVQFMRYGYLKKVGGREFVYVHD; encoded by the coding sequence ATGGAAATTGAAGAGGTAGTTCTAAAACACGCGCTTGCTAACGCCGTTAGGTACGGGGGGAAGGCGGACGTCAAGGCTGTGATGGCGAAGATAATGGCGGAGATTCCTGAGCTGAGGGCTAGGGCTCGGGAGGTTAGGCAGGTGGTGGACCAGGTGGTGGCGCGGGTTAACTCTATGCCTCTCGAGGAGCAGTTGAAGATTTTGAGGGAGAGGTGGCCCGAGGTGCTTGAGGAGAGGAGGCCGGAGCAGAGGCGGGCCGGCTTGGAGGGGCTACCCGAGTTGCCGAAGGTGAGGGGTGGGGTGGTTGTGCGCTTTGCGCCGAATCCCGACTTCGTGCTACATCTGGGGAGCGCCCGCCCCGCCGTCCTCAACTACGCCTACAGGCTTAAGTACGGCGGCCGGTTTATACTCAGGTTTGAAGACACAGACCCAAGGACTAAGAAACCCCTCGTGACCGAGGAGGTGGACGCGTACCAAGCCATTAGGGAGGATTTGAAGTGGCTTGGGGTTAAGTGGGATGAGGAGTACATCCAGTCCCGCCGGATGGAGATCTACTACGAACACGCGAGGAAGTTGCTAGAGATCGGGGGGGCCTATGTGGATTTGTGCAAGCCGGAGGAGTGGAGGAGGCTTAGAAACGCGGGGAGGGCGTGCCCCCACCGGGAGCAACCGCCGGAGGTCAACCTGGAGCTTTGGGATAAGATGCTTGGGGGGAGTTTCGGGGAGGGGGAGGCTGTGGTCAGAATCAAGACAGATCTGGCTCATCCCGATCCCAGCGTGAGAGACTGGGTTGCTTTTAGAATTATAGATACCTCCAAGACGCCGCACCCCCTAGTTGGGGATAGATACGTGGTGTGGCCTACGTATAACTTCGCCGTGTCTGTAGACGACCATCTAATGGGCGTGACCCACGTGCTTAGGGCTCAGGAACACAGCGTAAATACGGTTAAGCAGTCTTACGTGTTTAAGCACCTCGGCTGGGAGCAGCCGGTAACCATCCACTTCGGCAGGCTTAGGATAGAGGGGGCTACCCTCAGCAAGTCGAAGCTCAAGGCGCTTAAGATTAGGTACGACGACTTGACCCTCCCCACCCTCGCGGGGCTGAGGAACAGGGGGATACTGCCGGAGGCTATCTGGGATTTGATACTCTCCGTGGGGATAAAGCCTTCCGACTCCACAGTGGCTCTCGCCAATCTCTACGCCTACAATAGGAAATACGTGGAGCCCATTGCCGATAGGTACATGTACGTGGCGGATCCCGTCAAGCTCGTTTTTGAGGTGGACCGGGAGCTGGCGGCGCGCGTGCCGTTTCACCCCAGCTATAGGGAGAGGGGGGAGAGGGTGTATAGGCTGGGCCCGGGGCGTGTGGAGGTGTATGTCCAGCGGCGCGACGTCGAGGCTGGGAAGGTCGTGAGGCTTATGGAGCTGGCCAACGTAGAGGTCGAGAGGGTGGAGGGAGACGTGGCGTATGGCCGTCTCCACAGCCTCGGGTTGGAGGAGGCGAGGCGCGTCGGCGCGCCGATAGTTCAGTGGGTTTCTCAGCCCATCGAGGTGAGGGTGGTGAGGCCGGCGGCGGTGGGTAAAAAGGAGGTGGAGATGGGCCTCGGCGAGAGCTATCTCGACGCCGTGGAGGTGGGCCGCTATGTCCAGTTCATGCGCTACGGCTACTTGAAGAAGGTGGGGGGTAGGGAATTTGTCTACGTACATGACTAG
- a CDS encoding nucleotidyltransferase family protein, with the protein MQGIILAGGFGKRLAPLTSEVPKPLLPVGGKPILVRQIEWLRGYGVTDIILAVGYLRQKVFEALGDGRKFSVRIFYSVEEEPLGTGGAVKNALPFITEDPIVVVNGDVLTNIPVDKMVEALGDADGAIALVPLRSPYGIVEFDSGGFITRFREKPLLDGFFINAGVYVLRRRVLQELPDRGNIEETLFPRLAQQRRLRAMVFRDVFWRSVDSLKDLEEVDRFFAGNNGN; encoded by the coding sequence ATGCAAGGCATTATCCTAGCCGGGGGCTTTGGGAAGAGGCTGGCGCCTCTGACCTCGGAGGTGCCTAAGCCGCTGTTGCCGGTGGGCGGCAAGCCTATCTTGGTGAGGCAGATCGAGTGGCTTAGGGGATACGGCGTAACTGACATAATTCTTGCAGTTGGCTACTTGAGGCAGAAGGTATTTGAGGCGTTGGGCGACGGGAGAAAATTCAGCGTGAGGATATTCTACAGCGTAGAGGAGGAGCCCCTCGGGACGGGGGGTGCCGTGAAAAACGCCTTGCCATTCATCACAGAGGACCCGATAGTTGTGGTGAATGGCGATGTGCTGACTAACATCCCAGTGGATAAGATGGTGGAGGCGCTAGGCGACGCCGACGGGGCCATAGCACTCGTCCCGTTGAGGAGCCCCTATGGCATTGTGGAGTTCGACAGCGGTGGCTTTATCACTAGGTTCCGGGAGAAGCCGCTTCTAGATGGCTTCTTTATAAACGCCGGGGTTTACGTACTTAGGCGGAGGGTGTTGCAGGAGTTGCCCGACCGGGGGAATATTGAGGAGACTCTCTTCCCGAGGCTCGCCCAGCAGAGGCGGCTGAGGGCGATGGTGTTTAGAGATGTGTTTTGGCGCTCGGTAGACAGCCTAAAGGATCTAGAGGAGGTAGATAGGTTCTTTGCTGGTAATAATGGAAATTGA
- a CDS encoding CBS domain-containing protein: MPLIKRRELPLRVSDIMVKNVVTAKENDKVRDIAIKMYENKIGSVVIVDDEGKPIGIVTERDIVYVLARALSPDTPAWMIMTENPIVIKEDALVVEAMEKMRELNIRHLPVVDHSGKLVGMVSFRDIVDFTATLLSILK, encoded by the coding sequence ATGCCACTGATAAAAAGGAGGGAGTTGCCTCTACGAGTCTCTGATATAATGGTAAAAAATGTGGTTACCGCCAAGGAAAATGACAAGGTTAGAGACATAGCAATTAAGATGTACGAAAACAAGATCGGTAGCGTCGTCATTGTCGACGACGAGGGTAAACCCATTGGAATAGTCACCGAGAGAGACATAGTATACGTCCTGGCCAGGGCGCTGTCCCCCGACACGCCGGCGTGGATGATAATGACGGAGAACCCAATAGTGATAAAAGAAGACGCCCTGGTAGTAGAGGCCATGGAAAAAATGAGAGAGCTAAACATCAGACACCTCCCAGTGGTTGACCACTCAGGTAAGCTGGTGGGGATGGTTTCATTTAGAGATATTGTGGATTTCACAGCTACGTTGCTGTCGATTCTTAAATGA
- a CDS encoding DUF309 domain-containing protein translates to MRKLLIVENPGYTPAHREELIKKVRAVAPVITVRIATRHLEVDVKTEEDVDAVINKVEKILGGRLLDVVDITFERVEGGVRRFVELFNAERFWEAHNALEDIWRETRNPTLQGLIMLAAAYVKLQEGSLDKFEKLLQEALGLIQEDVECIKAQEVKRKAEAALLNRSLFKITCS, encoded by the coding sequence ATGAGGAAGCTACTCATAGTTGAAAACCCGGGATACACACCTGCGCATAGAGAGGAACTAATCAAAAAAGTGAGGGCCGTCGCTCCGGTAATCACGGTGCGGATCGCCACGAGACATTTAGAGGTAGATGTGAAGACCGAGGAGGACGTAGATGCTGTAATAAACAAGGTGGAGAAAATACTTGGCGGCAGGTTGCTGGACGTCGTAGACATCACTTTCGAGAGAGTCGAGGGCGGCGTGAGGCGGTTTGTTGAGTTATTCAACGCCGAGAGGTTTTGGGAGGCGCACAATGCGCTGGAGGACATCTGGAGGGAGACTAGAAACCCCACTCTCCAAGGCTTAATCATGCTTGCAGCGGCGTATGTAAAGCTACAGGAGGGTTCTCTAGACAAATTTGAAAAACTTCTACAAGAGGCCCTAGGCCTAATACAAGAGGATGTTGAGTGTATAAAAGCGCAGGAAGTGAAGAGAAAGGCAGAGGCGGCTTTGTTAAATAGGAGCCTGTTTAAAATAACATGCTCTTGA
- the cobB gene encoding NAD-dependent protein deacetylase, translated as MEVDFTTDELDEVASAIARSSCNVALTGAGVSTASGIPDFRGPQGIWRVVDPEKFDIDYFYKNPDEVWNLFVNLFLPAFNVKPNPAHYALAELEKMGKLCAVITQNVDMLHQAAGSRNVVELHGALREAVCTQCRARYPLSEAVKRRVSGAPRCPKCGGVLKPDVVFFGEPLPRDAVREAFMLAEMADVFMAVGTSLAVYPANQLPVVAKKRGAKLVIINADETFYDFYADYIVRGRVEEVLPRLVDRLKSMLF; from the coding sequence ATGGAGGTGGATTTCACAACTGACGAACTTGACGAAGTCGCCTCCGCCATCGCAAGGTCTAGTTGCAACGTAGCGCTTACAGGCGCTGGGGTTTCCACGGCCAGCGGAATACCCGACTTCAGAGGCCCACAAGGCATATGGCGGGTGGTTGACCCAGAGAAGTTCGATATTGATTACTTCTACAAAAACCCTGACGAGGTGTGGAATTTGTTTGTAAATCTCTTCCTCCCCGCCTTCAACGTGAAGCCGAACCCGGCGCACTACGCCCTTGCCGAGCTTGAAAAAATGGGGAAGCTGTGCGCGGTGATTACGCAGAACGTAGACATGCTTCACCAAGCCGCCGGTAGTAGAAACGTGGTGGAGCTACACGGGGCTTTGAGAGAAGCGGTGTGCACCCAGTGCAGGGCGAGGTACCCCCTCTCCGAGGCCGTAAAACGCCGCGTCTCGGGGGCGCCCAGATGCCCGAAATGCGGCGGAGTTTTGAAGCCCGATGTTGTTTTCTTTGGAGAGCCCCTACCCCGGGACGCTGTTAGGGAGGCCTTTATGCTGGCGGAGATGGCGGATGTCTTCATGGCTGTGGGGACGTCCCTCGCTGTTTACCCGGCCAATCAGTTGCCAGTGGTGGCTAAGAAGCGGGGCGCCAAACTCGTAATTATCAACGCAGATGAGACCTTTTACGATTTCTACGCCGACTACATAGTGAGGGGCCGCGTCGAGGAGGTATTACCAAGACTAGTGGACAGGCTCAAGAGCATGTTATTTTAA
- a CDS encoding DUF192 domain-containing protein has protein sequence MALLITLYTLLSFISPFASYTSVTIDGRPAVVYVADNVVKWSIGYMNVSTYDPRGVGAVGMVFLFPTNSTYCFWMKNTKIPLKIVWVRGTSPTTWSYGRPLDATPVCGFGDKVLELRPDFPTPMRVEIGEQRRLH, from the coding sequence ATGGCTCTACTCATAACGTTGTATACCTTGCTGAGCTTCATCTCGCCTTTCGCCTCCTACACCTCGGTGACGATAGACGGGAGGCCCGCAGTCGTGTATGTAGCCGACAATGTGGTGAAGTGGAGTATCGGCTACATGAACGTATCGACATACGACCCCAGAGGGGTGGGGGCAGTGGGCATGGTCTTCCTCTTTCCTACCAACTCGACGTATTGCTTCTGGATGAAGAACACCAAAATCCCTCTAAAAATCGTGTGGGTGAGGGGCACCTCCCCCACCACGTGGTCATACGGGAGGCCGCTGGACGCCACCCCCGTCTGCGGATTTGGCGACAAGGTCCTGGAGCTCAGGCCGGACTTCCCCACGCCTATGCGGGTGGAGATCGGCGAGCAACGACGTCTTCACTAA
- a CDS encoding ABC transporter substrate-binding protein yields MDYKVVGGVVLGVIIGILLAMSILSSQPAAQKPQCPTSVDVIKQRGKLVMGTSADWPPYEYVEGSAVVGIDVDIARRIAQSLGVGLEVRDMKFSALIEAVKRGDVDVVLADMAITPDRERQVLFSIPYQVDTSVVIARRGAPIRSVEDLRGKAVGVQVGTVQEDWAVKTLGNFSKIVRYDKVYPYMVEALRKGDLDAIVVGGVVGRAVVKRYPEFEIVMSTGVRYSAVAMPLCAQDLKLEVDKVIYDMLQSGEMERLISSWVEKWLYS; encoded by the coding sequence ATGGATTATAAAGTTGTCGGTGGAGTAGTGCTGGGGGTTATCATAGGCATCCTATTGGCAATGTCTATCCTTTCGAGCCAGCCCGCGGCGCAGAAGCCGCAGTGTCCAACTTCGGTAGATGTCATTAAGCAGAGGGGGAAGCTTGTCATGGGGACTTCCGCCGACTGGCCTCCATATGAGTATGTAGAGGGGAGCGCCGTAGTTGGAATAGATGTGGACATCGCGAGGCGCATCGCGCAGAGCCTTGGCGTGGGGCTTGAGGTGAGGGATATGAAGTTCTCCGCCTTGATCGAGGCCGTGAAGAGGGGGGATGTGGACGTTGTGCTCGCCGACATGGCCATAACGCCCGACCGCGAGAGGCAGGTGCTCTTCTCTATACCGTATCAGGTGGACACCTCGGTGGTCATAGCGAGGCGGGGCGCGCCGATACGCTCCGTCGAGGACTTGAGGGGCAAGGCGGTGGGGGTCCAGGTGGGCACTGTGCAGGAGGATTGGGCTGTCAAGACGCTTGGCAACTTCTCCAAAATTGTGAGGTACGACAAGGTGTATCCCTACATGGTGGAGGCCCTGCGGAAAGGTGACCTAGACGCAATAGTGGTAGGCGGCGTGGTGGGTAGGGCTGTTGTGAAGAGGTATCCCGAGTTTGAGATTGTTATGTCCACCGGCGTTAGGTACAGCGCGGTGGCGATGCCCCTCTGCGCACAAGACCTAAAGCTGGAGGTCGACAAGGTGATCTACGACATGTTGCAGTCCGGCGAAATGGAGCGTTTGATATCTAGCTGGGTCGAGAAATGGCTCTACTCATAA
- a CDS encoding cobyric acid synthase CobQ gives MKKIIFLSGTKGGTGKTTLALNASVLLSYLWREATHYPVVYVDLTPNVGTAALILLGDVLASWGRPSLSDYVAGRLAEPLRAFYIRRWNTEKGAFQIVFTFMTQDAPLSRRQLEYVFSVVENRLRPRLLVVDTPPLASDSPVAGLVDYVVPVVTPDVTAIEATRRYQDAVGGARLKPVLNMYIPSYPISVLHSAPWEKVVENAFGEPPHVVPYDKLVQAVRQALEVEVLKLKPAESPAVKAIVEYARYLSTRVG, from the coding sequence ATGAAAAAAATAATTTTCCTCTCCGGCACCAAGGGGGGCACCGGCAAGACTACACTCGCCCTCAACGCATCGGTTCTGCTCTCCTACCTCTGGAGAGAGGCCACTCACTACCCCGTGGTCTACGTTGACCTAACGCCCAACGTTGGCACGGCCGCCCTGATCCTCCTAGGCGACGTCCTCGCCTCTTGGGGGAGGCCGTCTCTCTCTGACTACGTAGCTGGGAGACTGGCTGAGCCGCTTAGAGCTTTCTACATTAGGCGCTGGAATACTGAAAAAGGCGCTTTTCAGATAGTCTTCACATTCATGACGCAGGATGCGCCGCTGTCTAGAAGGCAGCTGGAATACGTGTTTAGCGTGGTGGAGAACAGACTGAGGCCTAGGCTACTTGTAGTAGACACGCCCCCCCTCGCCTCCGACAGCCCAGTGGCGGGATTGGTGGATTACGTGGTGCCTGTCGTCACGCCGGACGTCACAGCCATAGAGGCCACTAGGCGCTACCAAGACGCGGTGGGGGGCGCCAGGCTGAAGCCAGTCTTAAACATGTACATACCCAGCTACCCCATAAGCGTCCTCCACTCAGCGCCTTGGGAGAAGGTGGTGGAGAACGCCTTCGGCGAGCCGCCACACGTAGTTCCCTACGACAAGCTGGTGCAGGCGGTGCGGCAAGCGCTTGAGGTAGAGGTGCTGAAGCTCAAGCCTGCGGAGTCCCCCGCCGTCAAGGCGATAGTAGAGTACGCGAGGTACCTCTCCACTAGGGTGGGGTAG
- a CDS encoding HAD family hydrolase — MITFDVWGTLLPIEPAIKTVVEVLHKSLGGRVPFQTVHALVSEERRKMKLARREKHEVVPPISVMLNIQKQLRSRGINASFDVYQVQDAVDEAISRLEVTPYEDAVEAIKVARGEGYRVGVISNVLMWRSRATRKLLEGLGISNLLDLQIYADDIGYVKPAVQIFEAAKTLLLGDVVPDVYLHVGDDFYEDFLGALTASYGAVLVDRRGEYAKKEVIESVPCRAYIVRSLKTLPLVLHEVEACASTPP, encoded by the coding sequence ATGATTACTTTCGACGTCTGGGGCACGCTTCTACCTATTGAGCCGGCTATAAAAACTGTTGTAGAGGTCCTCCACAAGAGCCTCGGCGGGAGGGTGCCCTTCCAGACCGTCCACGCGCTTGTTAGCGAGGAGAGGAGAAAGATGAAGCTCGCGAGGAGGGAGAAGCACGAGGTTGTGCCGCCCATCTCCGTCATGCTCAACATCCAGAAGCAACTGCGTAGCAGGGGGATAAACGCCTCTTTTGACGTCTACCAGGTGCAGGACGCCGTGGATGAGGCCATCTCGCGCCTCGAGGTGACGCCTTATGAAGACGCCGTCGAGGCGATAAAGGTGGCCAGGGGGGAGGGCTACCGCGTCGGAGTTATCTCCAACGTCTTGATGTGGCGTTCGAGGGCCACTAGGAAGTTGTTAGAGGGGCTGGGCATCTCCAACCTGCTGGATCTGCAGATATACGCCGACGACATTGGCTACGTCAAGCCTGCAGTTCAGATATTTGAAGCCGCCAAGACGTTGCTCCTAGGCGACGTGGTGCCAGACGTCTACCTACACGTAGGCGACGACTTCTACGAGGACTTCCTCGGCGCGTTAACCGCCAGCTACGGAGCCGTCTTGGTGGATAGGAGGGGTGAGTACGCGAAAAAAGAGGTTATCGAATCCGTGCCGTGCCGCGCCTACATAGTGAGGAGCTTGAAGACTCTGCCCCTAGTCCTCCACGAGGTAGAGGCCTGCGCCTCTACCCCACCCTAG